CCGGTTTTCCGCTATAGGTCAGCAGGTATTGCTTTTCTTTTTCCCACTCTTGTTTTGGGATACGCCTGGTTGTTCCATGTATCTTCGCATTTCCAGTACGATCAAGCCATTGTAAAACTTCTTTTTGCAATCTGTCAATATCCTGGAATACTCTTCCTTTCAGATAATTGTGTTTTACGTATTTTACTACATTTTCAACTTTCCCTTTGCTTTCAGGGTCTGCTTTTCTGCAAAATATCACCTCAAAGGGATGTGCATTTGTAAACTGCATAAATCCATCAGTAAGAAGAACATCTCCAAGATTTTCATCTTTTATAAAAACACGATCCTGATCATAGATTATTCGACGGGGGATTCCCTGAAAATATTCGAATGCCAGTTCATGTGCATAATTTGCTGTCTCTGTAGTAAATGGCATTCGTTGACAGTAAACAAACTTTTGTCGGGAACGGGAAAGTACCATTGTAAAAAAGTAAATTTTAACCCTGCCACTTCCACTGCTAAGCATGCGGTATGATCCAAAATCTACCTGTGCCTCTTCTCCGTATTCTGTTTCAGGAAGCTTCTCGTACTGCCGTGGAAGTTTTTCTTTATACTTGGGTATATTTTGCTCCTTTCTTACGGTTTGAACAAAATTATAGACTGTTTTGCTGCTTACATCCGGCAGATCGGAATAATGTTCTTTTAATCTATCTTCAACCTGGGCTGCTGATAAATAGGGTGCACCTTCCAATAATTCTTTCACAAAATTATAATACCCATTTAGCTTTTTGGGCATTCTGCGAGGTGTACTGATCCATGATAAAAACTGAGCTTCACTCATTAAAAGATATTTGCGTACAGTTCCTCTGTCGATACCTAACTCTAATTTGATTTGACTTTGATTTAGTCCTTCTGCTGATAATTCTTTAACTTTGTACCACATAAAAACTTTTTTGTTTTTATTCATAGTCTTCATTTTTTTTTGGTTCGCAACCTAAAGATGAAGGCTATTTTTGTTTTTGCAAGTGATGATTTTCAATTGCGAAAAATTGATGGTACAAATTTTCTATTTACAGGTATAAATCAGAAATACCAATCCACCCAGAAATAAAGCTCCCAACCAAAAATTTTCTTTAAACGATTCTGATGCACTCATAACCCAACGAGTTAACAAAGGCAATTCGCCATTAAAACGACTAAAAATGTCAACAAACATGGGAACAATAAAATTCATCATGAAAATAACAACCAGAAATGCGGTGGCAATTACAATTGCAGGATAGGTAAAAGTATTCACCAATTGCCTTCTTTGTTTTATTTTATTGGTAAAAAAAGCAGTTAAATCTAACAGCACTTCCTTTAATCGTCCGGTTTCTTCACCAATACCAACACTATAACATTCGTGAGCTGAAAATTTATCTGAACTTCTCATTGCTTCAGAAAGATTCTGTCCCCCAATCAAAGCATCGTACAAATTTGTGAACAACTCTTTTTCTTTTGTTTTTTTCTGCTCGTCGCAAATTATTTTTAATGCCGTTCGCATATCAATTCCCGAAGAAATTAACATGCCTAGTCCGGAATAGAAATCCTCTTTTTGCTTATCTTTTATCTTGTTCCCCGATAAGGATATCTCCTTATTTAAGAAGTCGAAAGAACCTGTTTGACTCTTGTTCTTCTTTTGTTCTTTCTTCTCTTTGGGTACAGATATTTCCTTTAAGTTAATGCTCATGATTTTTCTCTTTCCAATTAAAAAGCAATGCTTTTCCATATTCTTTTCTAAATCGAAAAGAATGATTCATGCCTGTATCTGCCACCTCAAACATTAGTGATTTCACATAAGGAGAACCTCCTTCTTTTTCTATCAAAAAATTCCTGGTCTTCAATCCAAATGTATCTTTTTGATTTCCCCTACGCAGAATTAAAAAATCCTTTGCAAAAACACAATCAGCAAATTGCACACTATCTGTGAACAGAAGAATTTCATCCTCCATTCGAATACTTTTTGCTGTATGAAACCAATTGTTTAGTGCATTTTGAACCATTAAAACTTCTGATAAACTGTTTGCACTCTTCTCTTGCATGGCCCGGTATTGCTGAAAATGTCGATATCCCAATGTAATAATCCCAAGCACTAAAAGGCTTAAAATCATCACCATGATAATTTCCACTAAAGTAAAAGCCTTTATTTTATTTGGTTTCTTCATCAGTATCAGGTTTAAAATTGATTAACCTTCTTTTTTCAGCTAAGAACCTGTTCTCCCCTGTCATGGCCTTCATATATAATAACAACACGTCTTTCTTT
This genomic interval from uncultured Marinifilum sp. contains the following:
- the istA gene encoding IS21 family transposase, whose product is MNKNKKVFMWYKVKELSAEGLNQSQIKLELGIDRGTVRKYLLMSEAQFLSWISTPRRMPKKLNGYYNFVKELLEGAPYLSAAQVEDRLKEHYSDLPDVSSKTVYNFVQTVRKEQNIPKYKEKLPRQYEKLPETEYGEEAQVDFGSYRMLSSGSGRVKIYFFTMVLSRSRQKFVYCQRMPFTTETANYAHELAFEYFQGIPRRIIYDQDRVFIKDENLGDVLLTDGFMQFTNAHPFEVIFCRKADPESKGKVENVVKYVKHNYLKGRVFQDIDRLQKEVLQWLDRTGNAKIHGTTRRIPKQEWEKEKQYLLTYSGKPEKPFLNLPTYPVRKDNTVLYRSNYYSLPLGTYQDRGTNVLLEEKEMKLFFYTNDNLLLATHELSLDTGRIIKNNDHAREKSKTLQKTYELVFESLRYIPQTEQYLAAIEKNKPRYFHDNLRVIQKNIESSSQEITKLALVYCYENQILNANRFAEVLNYFENEQALKNVKHNVCIETGNLNKQQNDDMQPQKSDINEYESIMN
- a CDS encoding type II secretion system F family protein, which translates into the protein MSINLKEISVPKEKKEQKKNKSQTGSFDFLNKEISLSGNKIKDKQKEDFYSGLGMLISSGIDMRTALKIICDEQKKTKEKELFTNLYDALIGGQNLSEAMRSSDKFSAHECYSVGIGEETGRLKEVLLDLTAFFTNKIKQRRQLVNTFTYPAIVIATAFLVVIFMMNFIVPMFVDIFSRFNGELPLLTRWVMSASESFKENFWLGALFLGGLVFLIYTCK
- a CDS encoding type II secretion system protein; translated protein: MKKPNKIKAFTLVEIIMVMILSLLVLGIITLGYRHFQQYRAMQEKSANSLSEVLMVQNALNNWFHTAKSIRMEDEILLFTDSVQFADCVFAKDFLILRRGNQKDTFGLKTRNFLIEKEGGSPYVKSLMFEVADTGMNHSFRFRKEYGKALLFNWKEKNHEH